The following proteins are co-located in the Fluviicola sp. genome:
- a CDS encoding MBL fold metallo-hydrolase, whose translation MKIYPIETGTFKLDGGAMFGVVPKSLWSKTNPADENNLCTWSMRCLLIEDGNRLILIDTGIGDKQTEKFFSHYYLADTKTLEQSLNKLGFGLDQITDVFLSHLHFDHCGGAVKWNSDRTKLETVFKNATYWSTENHWKWATEPNAREKASFLSENILPLQESGQLKFVERTGDYTKSVFNNFDVLFVDGHTESMMIPHIHYQDKTLVFMADLLPSTGHIPLPYVMGYDTRPLITLGEKGRFLDNAANREFVLFLEHDSVNECCTVEQTEKGVRLKDRMTFSSIFG comes from the coding sequence ATGAAAATTTACCCTATTGAAACAGGTACCTTTAAACTGGACGGAGGAGCCATGTTCGGAGTAGTGCCGAAAAGCCTTTGGTCAAAAACAAATCCGGCAGACGAAAACAATTTATGCACCTGGTCCATGCGCTGCCTTTTGATTGAGGACGGAAACCGGTTAATTTTGATCGACACCGGAATTGGCGATAAGCAAACGGAAAAGTTCTTTTCGCACTATTACCTGGCAGATACGAAAACCCTGGAACAAAGCCTGAACAAACTCGGATTCGGACTGGACCAGATCACGGATGTGTTTCTTTCACATCTGCATTTCGATCATTGCGGCGGAGCGGTTAAATGGAACTCAGATCGCACCAAACTGGAAACAGTTTTCAAAAATGCAACTTACTGGAGTACGGAAAACCATTGGAAATGGGCAACAGAACCCAATGCACGCGAAAAAGCCTCTTTTCTAAGTGAAAATATCCTGCCATTGCAGGAAAGCGGTCAATTAAAATTCGTGGAACGCACCGGTGATTATACCAAATCGGTCTTCAATAATTTCGATGTACTATTCGTTGACGGACATACGGAAAGCATGATGATCCCACACATTCACTACCAGGACAAAACCCTGGTTTTCATGGCAGACCTATTGCCCAGCACCGGGCACATTCCCCTGCCCTATGTGATGGGTTATGATACGCGGCCTTTGATTACGTTGGGAGAAAAAGGTCGTTTCCTGGATAATGCCGCTAACCGCGAGTTTGTGTTGTTTTTGGAACACGACAGCGTGAATGAGTGCTGCACCGTAGAACAGACAGAAAAAGGAGTCCGTTTAAAAGATCGTATGACTTTTTCATCCATATTTGGATAA
- a CDS encoding SPOR domain-containing protein produces MNNYLLQLLREVKTLIIPGLGALTVTNEATGEILFMPYLKFDDGTLANHIAEKEKIEKNEASNMISRFVREVTAELDKGNSYDMYQFGRFVKVDGEIAFEAWSSAATEQKPAEAPKQEAVVEKPVTPAVEPVKPEPKVEIPPVVEETKKTETALPKAEEPKNQEIIPPVVETPANPVKEEPKKPIETTPKAEQPKVEKIVPPVVETPKKEEPKKEPVKPAAKKDPVKEPKAPKEKKKTSVFAYILWGFLVLILGAGTFIAIQFDSLKKDFPILADLAGENDDVAKGSEDVKQLEEDADANADSGTEAEPIPEDQVQIVEDQLPAEKPVKEPKKTVTLAPKKETPAPKPTPKPKVEVTVNKKPVSKPKPQNTGSTASFDGSKHFHIIAGSFGSEANANRLAAKLQSKGFAEASVTMNSGMYRVSVKGFATLNEATAEAANIQGSVPGAWVLKM; encoded by the coding sequence ATGAACAATTACTTACTGCAACTATTAAGAGAGGTCAAAACACTGATTATTCCGGGGCTTGGCGCGCTTACCGTCACCAACGAAGCTACCGGCGAGATCTTGTTTATGCCTTATTTGAAGTTTGACGACGGTACACTAGCCAACCACATTGCCGAAAAAGAAAAAATCGAAAAGAACGAGGCCTCGAACATGATTTCCAGGTTTGTTCGTGAAGTTACAGCGGAGCTGGATAAAGGAAATTCCTACGACATGTACCAATTCGGTCGCTTTGTGAAAGTGGACGGAGAAATTGCATTCGAAGCGTGGTCTTCTGCTGCTACAGAACAAAAGCCGGCTGAGGCTCCGAAACAGGAAGCAGTGGTTGAAAAGCCCGTTACACCAGCAGTTGAACCGGTAAAACCGGAACCAAAAGTGGAAATTCCTCCGGTAGTCGAAGAAACCAAAAAAACAGAAACAGCCCTTCCGAAGGCAGAAGAACCGAAGAATCAGGAAATCATTCCTCCGGTAGTTGAAACACCGGCAAATCCGGTTAAAGAAGAACCGAAAAAGCCGATCGAAACTACTCCAAAAGCCGAGCAACCGAAAGTGGAGAAAATCGTTCCTCCTGTAGTTGAAACACCAAAGAAAGAAGAACCTAAAAAAGAGCCTGTAAAACCGGCTGCAAAAAAAGACCCGGTGAAAGAACCGAAAGCTCCGAAAGAAAAAAAGAAGACTTCTGTATTCGCTTATATCTTATGGGGATTCCTGGTACTAATACTGGGAGCCGGAACTTTCATTGCTATCCAATTTGATAGTTTGAAAAAAGACTTCCCGATTTTGGCAGATCTTGCAGGTGAAAACGACGATGTAGCCAAAGGAAGCGAAGATGTGAAACAATTGGAGGAAGATGCAGATGCAAATGCGGATTCCGGCACTGAGGCAGAACCCATTCCTGAAGACCAGGTCCAGATTGTGGAAGACCAGCTTCCGGCTGAGAAACCGGTTAAAGAACCGAAGAAAACCGTGACACTTGCTCCTAAGAAGGAAACACCGGCCCCAAAACCGACTCCGAAACCAAAGGTTGAAGTAACGGTAAATAAAAAACCGGTGAGCAAACCAAAACCTCAAAACACAGGTTCTACAGCCAGCTTTGACGGTTCGAAACACTTCCACATTATCGCAGGTTCGTTCGGTTCTGAAGCAAATGCCAACCGGTTAGCTGCAAAACTTCAATCCAAAGGCTTTGCGGAAGCTTCCGTTACCATGAACAGCGGCATGTACCGCGTTAGCGTAAAAGGATTTGCAACTTTGAATGAAGCAACTGCCGAAGCGGCAAACATTCAGGGGTCTGTGCCGGGTGCATGGGTATTGAAAATGTAA
- the gap gene encoding type I glyceraldehyde-3-phosphate dehydrogenase, protein MEKRIKVGVNGFGRIGRYFSRLALANPQIELVAVNDLAPIGTLVHLLKYDSVHGRMHDDLEINGNELIYNKTQKISFLQYKTPGEIPWGDLGVDVVIESTGLFLTSEAAGQHLKSGAKRVILSAPSVGEDVLTVVLGVNDHLITEEHTIISNASCTTNSVAPMVAVLKEFCEIEEAYITTIHSYTTDQRLHDSPHKDLRRARAAAQSIVPTSTGAAKAITRIFPELEGKMGGCGMRVPVPDGSLTDLTVIVRKNPPTVEQINAAFLEASNTHLKGILRYTNDPIVSVDILGDPNSCIFDSELTSVIGNMVKVVGWYDNEAGFSNRLIDLVLKIG, encoded by the coding sequence ATGGAAAAACGCATTAAAGTAGGCGTTAACGGATTCGGAAGAATAGGACGTTATTTCAGCAGACTGGCTTTGGCAAACCCGCAAATTGAATTGGTAGCGGTCAACGATCTGGCCCCGATCGGAACATTGGTCCATTTATTAAAGTATGATTCCGTTCACGGACGTATGCACGATGATTTGGAGATAAACGGTAACGAACTGATCTATAACAAAACTCAGAAGATATCCTTTTTGCAATACAAAACCCCGGGAGAAATTCCATGGGGAGATTTGGGAGTAGATGTGGTGATTGAATCTACCGGATTGTTCCTGACATCAGAAGCAGCCGGGCAACATTTGAAATCAGGAGCGAAACGCGTTATTTTGAGCGCTCCATCTGTTGGAGAGGATGTGTTGACAGTTGTTCTGGGTGTAAATGATCATCTGATAACGGAAGAACATACTATTATCAGTAATGCTTCCTGCACCACCAATTCAGTTGCCCCGATGGTGGCTGTGCTGAAAGAATTTTGTGAGATCGAAGAAGCATATATTACCACGATCCACAGTTACACGACCGATCAGCGTTTGCACGACAGTCCGCATAAAGATCTGCGAAGAGCAAGAGCCGCGGCACAGAGTATTGTACCTACATCAACCGGGGCCGCAAAAGCAATTACGCGTATTTTCCCGGAATTGGAGGGGAAGATGGGAGGATGCGGCATGCGTGTTCCCGTTCCGGATGGTTCGTTGACGGATCTGACGGTGATTGTCCGCAAAAATCCTCCGACAGTGGAACAAATCAATGCTGCTTTCCTGGAAGCCTCGAATACACACCTGAAAGGAATTCTGCGTTACACGAATGACCCGATTGTTTCCGTAGATATCCTGGGAGATCCGAATTCCTGCATTTTTGACAGTGAATTGACTTCCGTAATCGGGAATATGGTGAAAGTTGTCGGATGGTATGATAATGAAGCGGGTTTTTCAAACCGCTTGATTGATTTGGTGTTGAAAATTGGGTAA
- a CDS encoding proprotein convertase P-domain-containing protein, with the protein MRNKLLIAIGSLFLGSVSYGQMMTMSDPDYVGANQLDCSALGAGGVNFIDMTGNYSANFDDTITFCPDLTQGTKVSIAFATNIGYEFDIHPSDTLYIYDGPNTSAPLLAATNSAVNPTGANWQASFENNPSGCLTVRFKTDGANDGTGWIAKVACGNLAQPYYPHLEAYVNGNPQNVLNPIDTGYVNVCLGDSILFVAKPLFPYSLESTGYGYSQNLDNINYNWTISNVGPLGISNDSVWFVPTARQGYFVDLKMTDQFPQLKGITAKVRVSILPSFATAGPLEDTICIGTPTDLIGGVTAQDTAGVEVPGGEFTIGGSFAGLTFLPDGNGQLYETTINISGLGSGTVTQPSDISSICLDIEHSFIGDLEITLTCPNGTMVSLMNTYNGFGGGELVPNGCSGGGISLGSDTDTDGGAPGSPVETYCFSFVNPDFGTICANLGNTYSNPSGNTAMIPGTYTPDGDFNDFIGCPLDGNWTISVQDNQGIDDGYIFQWGIVFDASLYPNFETYQNYYVDGFWSPSPNIVSGQNDTLVVVQTTAPGHSYYTYNVVDDFGCAYDTTFDIFSLPLPIIFPDTIACDMTYQVTGTQAYAGGVWSATPAGLNFSSTTNNNPLITTNTAGTYTVSYIDNACSDTVTSTIIFPPYPQIFNDTLLCGDQFNVTGTLVYPTGGHWSAVSPEVIFLPEDTTTNPIITATTSGTYTVTFTDNVCNNSTSAQVTLFLLPDIFPDTSTCNFIYNVSGTVAANGGVWSSADTNIHFMPSANVLNPVITSSIPGTFQVTFTDNQCNTSVTSDIEFINYAYVNTVDTVICIGSTIVTSCGVYPQNDTYVWSDGTVGHDITVGPGVYTVTASNECNSHSSTMTIGGKVCYITAPNIIVLSSTVGNNKFYLDYDGVDKFEISIVNRWGNLITEYSDPGAAWDGRNMNGEVVSEGVYFYKFKARLLTGEEVEQQGFVQVFH; encoded by the coding sequence ATGAGAAATAAGCTATTGATCGCGATCGGGTCCCTTTTCCTGGGATCAGTTTCATACGGACAAATGATGACCATGTCTGATCCGGATTACGTTGGTGCAAACCAATTGGATTGTTCGGCATTGGGAGCAGGTGGTGTGAACTTTATTGACATGACAGGTAACTACTCTGCCAATTTTGACGATACCATTACTTTTTGTCCGGATTTGACACAAGGAACCAAAGTTTCCATTGCTTTTGCTACGAATATCGGTTACGAATTTGACATTCACCCGTCGGATACCCTTTATATTTATGACGGACCGAATACTTCAGCACCTTTGCTTGCTGCTACCAACTCGGCGGTAAACCCTACGGGAGCAAACTGGCAGGCAAGTTTTGAGAATAACCCGAGCGGATGTCTGACAGTGCGATTCAAAACAGACGGCGCCAATGACGGAACAGGATGGATTGCCAAAGTTGCCTGTGGTAACCTGGCTCAACCTTACTATCCTCACCTGGAAGCTTACGTGAACGGGAATCCTCAAAACGTTTTGAACCCGATTGATACCGGTTATGTAAACGTATGTTTGGGTGACAGTATTTTATTTGTTGCAAAACCTTTATTCCCTTATTCTTTGGAGTCAACGGGTTACGGGTACTCTCAGAATTTGGACAACATCAATTACAACTGGACGATTTCTAACGTAGGACCATTAGGGATCAGCAATGATTCAGTTTGGTTTGTTCCTACTGCGCGCCAGGGATATTTTGTGGATTTGAAAATGACTGATCAATTCCCTCAATTGAAAGGAATTACTGCAAAAGTGCGTGTTTCGATTTTACCGTCTTTTGCTACTGCAGGGCCACTTGAGGATACTATTTGTATCGGTACGCCAACGGATTTGATCGGAGGGGTAACAGCACAGGATACTGCCGGTGTGGAAGTACCGGGCGGAGAATTTACGATCGGCGGAAGTTTTGCCGGTTTGACTTTTCTTCCGGATGGAAACGGACAACTTTATGAAACAACTATTAACATTTCCGGATTAGGTTCGGGTACAGTAACTCAACCATCCGATATTTCTTCTATTTGTCTGGACATCGAGCATTCCTTTATCGGGGATTTGGAAATTACATTGACCTGTCCGAACGGAACCATGGTTTCATTGATGAATACTTATAATGGTTTTGGTGGAGGTGAACTTGTTCCAAACGGTTGTTCAGGTGGAGGAATTTCCCTGGGTAGCGATACGGATACTGACGGTGGTGCTCCGGGATCTCCGGTTGAAACATACTGTTTCAGTTTTGTGAATCCGGATTTCGGTACTATTTGTGCCAATTTGGGAAATACCTATAGCAACCCTTCCGGAAATACAGCAATGATTCCGGGAACTTATACACCCGACGGAGACTTCAATGACTTCATCGGATGTCCGTTGGACGGAAACTGGACGATTTCCGTACAGGATAACCAGGGGATTGATGACGGGTATATTTTCCAGTGGGGAATTGTATTCGATGCATCTTTGTACCCGAATTTCGAAACATACCAAAACTATTATGTAGACGGTTTCTGGAGTCCTTCTCCGAATATTGTTTCCGGACAGAACGATACATTAGTTGTTGTTCAGACTACAGCACCGGGACACAGTTACTATACTTATAATGTAGTGGATGATTTCGGTTGTGCTTACGATACTACTTTCGATATCTTCAGCTTGCCGTTACCGATCATTTTCCCGGATACCATTGCTTGTGATATGACTTACCAGGTAACCGGTACTCAGGCATACGCAGGAGGTGTTTGGAGTGCTACTCCGGCAGGATTGAACTTCAGTTCTACAACGAATAATAACCCCCTGATTACGACCAATACAGCCGGAACGTATACCGTTTCGTATATTGATAATGCATGTAGTGATACGGTCACCTCGACGATCATCTTCCCGCCTTATCCTCAGATATTCAACGATACGCTTCTCTGTGGTGATCAATTCAATGTGACGGGTACGCTCGTTTATCCGACAGGAGGACATTGGTCGGCGGTTTCACCGGAGGTTATTTTCCTTCCGGAGGATACAACAACAAATCCGATCATTACGGCTACTACGAGCGGAACATATACCGTGACGTTTACCGATAATGTATGTAACAACTCCACTTCAGCACAGGTAACTCTGTTCTTGTTGCCGGATATCTTCCCGGATACATCTACTTGTAATTTCATCTACAATGTTTCCGGAACAGTTGCTGCAAACGGCGGTGTTTGGTCAAGTGCCGATACGAATATTCACTTCATGCCGAGTGCGAACGTATTGAATCCCGTCATAACCTCGAGTATACCGGGAACGTTCCAGGTCACCTTTACGGATAACCAGTGTAATACTTCGGTGACTTCCGATATCGAATTCATTAATTACGCTTACGTAAACACAGTGGATACCGTAATCTGTATCGGATCAACGATCGTTACTTCCTGTGGAGTTTATCCTCAAAACGATACATACGTTTGGAGTGATGGTACGGTTGGACATGATATAACGGTAGGGCCGGGAGTTTATACCGTAACTGCCTCGAATGAATGTAACTCGCATTCTTCGACCATGACAATCGGAGGGAAGGTTTGTTACATTACCGCACCGAACATCATCGTGCTTTCGTCTACAGTAGGTAACAATAAATTCTACCTGGATTACGACGGAGTTGATAAGTTTGAGATTTCCATCGTCAACAGATGGGGTAACCTGATCACGGAATACAGCGATCCGGGTGCTGCATGGGACGGAAGAAACATGAACGGTGAAGTAGTTAGTGAAGGAGTTTACTTCTACAAGTTTAAAGCAAGACTACTGACAGGTGAAGAAGTAGAACAACAAGGATTTGTTCAAGTCTTCCACTAA
- a CDS encoding transketolase, translating into MEIQQLQAVASQVRRDIVRMVSGANSGHPGGSLGCADFLTVLYFEIMKHNPDHFSMDGKEEDLFFLSNGHISPVWYSVLARAGYFPIDELGTFRKLNARLQGHPSTDKKIPGVRMASGSLGQGLSNAIGAALTKKLNNDNRTVYTLHGDGELQEGQIWEAAMYAAANKVDNLIATIDYNGRQIDGDVEDVLSLGDLSGKWQAFGWEVLEMDGHNYTSLIETINKAKSMTGNGKPIVIIMKTEMGQGVDYMVGSHKWHGVAPNVEQLQQALIQLEETLGDY; encoded by the coding sequence ATGGAGATTCAACAATTACAAGCAGTTGCCTCACAGGTACGAAGAGATATCGTTCGCATGGTTTCAGGAGCAAATTCAGGGCATCCGGGAGGATCATTGGGATGTGCAGATTTCTTAACAGTTCTTTACTTTGAGATTATGAAACACAATCCGGATCATTTTTCAATGGACGGAAAAGAGGAAGATTTATTTTTCCTTTCAAACGGTCATATTTCTCCGGTGTGGTACTCTGTGTTAGCAAGAGCAGGTTATTTTCCGATTGATGAATTGGGGACTTTCCGTAAGTTGAATGCAAGGTTGCAGGGACATCCGAGTACGGATAAAAAAATTCCGGGCGTAAGAATGGCTTCCGGATCTCTGGGACAAGGCCTTTCCAATGCAATCGGTGCGGCTTTAACCAAAAAACTGAACAACGATAACCGCACTGTTTATACCCTGCACGGTGACGGTGAATTACAGGAAGGCCAGATTTGGGAAGCGGCTATGTATGCAGCAGCCAATAAGGTCGATAATTTAATTGCTACCATTGACTACAACGGCCGCCAGATCGACGGTGATGTGGAAGATGTACTTTCCCTGGGAGACCTGAGCGGAAAATGGCAGGCTTTTGGATGGGAAGTTTTGGAAATGGACGGACATAACTATACGTCTTTGATTGAAACCATTAACAAAGCAAAAAGCATGACCGGAAACGGAAAACCGATCGTCATTATTATGAAAACTGAAATGGGTCAGGGAGTTGACTACATGGTTGGTTCTCACAAATGGCACGGTGTAGCTCCGAATGTCGAGCAATTACAGCAAGCTTTAATTCAATTGGAAGAAACTCTAGGAGATTATTAA
- a CDS encoding VWA domain-containing protein: MKYCAVIVCLFFLSFSKAQGQQLTRILFILDASNSMNAKWDGAQTRIDAAKELLIKTVDSLNGSANLQIGLRVYGHQSPITATYQDCNDTKLEVPFGPDNFTRVRNKIKTVLAKGTTPIARSLEAAASDFPDTNARNIIILITDGLEACDNDPCVIAKKLHDKGVKVTPFVIGLGLDISYLDQFKCIGSYMEAETKESFRNVLKTVVSKAVINTTVQINLNNIHKVPNETDVTMFLYKAGTKELMYTFVHTLDRQGNPDTLTMDPNFKYDLVVNTIPKVYKNNIGIIKNTHNVIPVDCPQGFIKLRFTNATSPYQVISRVYKKTDQLTLNSQLVGSTDKYIVGEYEVEILTLPRIYHTVNVTQSSTETIDLPAPGQLNYSATKMVAAQIFVESDNGKVDWVCNLDQVNLKGLIFLQPGNYRVVYRQKQLRATTYTVEKKFKIQSNKTTSINL, from the coding sequence ATGAAATACTGCGCGGTCATTGTTTGTTTGTTCTTTTTGAGCTTTTCGAAAGCTCAGGGACAACAACTGACCCGTATTTTATTCATCCTGGATGCTTCCAATTCCATGAATGCCAAATGGGACGGAGCACAGACCCGCATTGATGCAGCAAAAGAACTGTTGATCAAAACAGTCGACAGCCTGAACGGATCGGCCAATCTTCAGATCGGTTTGCGCGTTTACGGTCATCAGTCCCCGATCACTGCAACCTACCAGGATTGTAACGATACCAAACTGGAAGTTCCTTTCGGGCCGGATAATTTCACCAGAGTCCGCAATAAGATCAAAACGGTATTGGCGAAAGGAACAACACCTATCGCACGCTCGCTGGAAGCTGCAGCATCCGATTTCCCGGATACGAATGCACGGAATATCATTATTTTGATCACCGACGGGCTGGAAGCCTGTGACAACGATCCTTGTGTCATTGCAAAAAAATTGCACGATAAAGGAGTAAAAGTGACACCTTTCGTCATCGGTCTGGGACTGGATATCTCCTACCTCGATCAATTCAAGTGCATCGGGAGTTATATGGAAGCTGAAACAAAGGAATCTTTCAGGAATGTGCTGAAAACCGTGGTTTCGAAAGCAGTGATCAATACAACCGTACAGATCAATCTCAATAATATCCATAAGGTCCCGAATGAAACGGACGTAACCATGTTTTTGTATAAGGCCGGAACCAAAGAATTGATGTACACATTTGTTCATACATTGGACCGCCAGGGAAATCCGGATACGTTAACCATGGACCCGAATTTCAAGTACGACCTGGTTGTAAACACCATTCCGAAAGTCTACAAAAACAACATCGGTATTATCAAGAATACACACAATGTTATTCCGGTTGATTGCCCGCAGGGATTCATCAAATTACGCTTTACCAATGCAACGAGTCCTTACCAGGTGATTTCCCGAGTTTATAAAAAAACAGACCAGTTAACTTTGAATTCACAGCTGGTAGGCTCAACGGATAAATACATTGTTGGCGAATATGAGGTCGAAATTCTCACGCTTCCGCGTATTTATCACACGGTGAACGTCACGCAAAGCAGCACGGAAACCATCGATTTGCCTGCACCCGGTCAGTTGAATTACAGCGCAACTAAAATGGTAGCGGCTCAAATCTTCGTGGAAAGCGACAACGGCAAAGTGGATTGGGTTTGCAACCTGGACCAGGTCAACCTGAAAGGCCTGATCTTTCTGCAACCCGGAAATTACCGTGTTGTTTACAGGCAAAAACAACTCCGGGCAACCACCTACACTGTAGAAAAGAAATTTAAAATACAATCCAATAAAACAACTTCGATTAATTTATAA
- a CDS encoding transketolase family protein, with translation MKQFEILGKKDTRSGFGEGLLEIGRQNPDVVALCADLTGSLKMDAFLKEFPDRFFQAGIAEANMIGMAAGMTIGGKIPYTGTFANFSTGRVYDQIRQSVAYSQKNVKICASHAGLTLGEDGATHQILEDIGMMRMLPHMTVIVPCDFNQTKQATMAIAAHQGPVYLRFGRPVVPIFVQPDATFTIGKADLLIEGTDVTIIACGHLVWKSIEAAQQLAEQGISAEVINMHTIKPLDEKAILDSVSKTKCVVTAEEHMLNGGLGDAVAQVLSRHMPLPQEYVGVNDTFGESGTPDELMVKYGLDTPNIVEAAKKVIKRK, from the coding sequence ATGAAGCAATTTGAAATTTTAGGAAAAAAAGATACCAGATCTGGTTTTGGTGAAGGTTTATTAGAAATCGGCCGTCAGAACCCGGATGTAGTAGCATTGTGTGCGGATCTGACAGGATCTCTTAAAATGGATGCATTCCTGAAAGAATTCCCTGATCGCTTTTTCCAGGCCGGAATTGCAGAGGCAAACATGATCGGAATGGCTGCAGGTATGACCATCGGAGGGAAAATTCCTTACACGGGAACATTCGCTAATTTTTCTACCGGGCGTGTTTACGATCAAATCCGTCAATCGGTAGCATACTCTCAGAAAAACGTAAAAATTTGTGCTTCACACGCAGGTTTGACATTGGGTGAAGACGGTGCAACTCACCAAATCCTGGAAGATATCGGGATGATGCGCATGTTGCCGCACATGACCGTGATTGTTCCTTGTGATTTCAACCAGACAAAACAGGCAACGATGGCAATTGCTGCACATCAGGGACCTGTTTACCTGCGTTTCGGAAGACCGGTAGTTCCTATTTTCGTGCAGCCGGATGCCACATTCACCATCGGTAAAGCAGATTTATTGATCGAAGGAACAGATGTAACCATCATTGCATGCGGACATTTGGTATGGAAATCCATCGAAGCAGCTCAGCAATTGGCCGAACAGGGAATCAGTGCAGAAGTAATAAATATGCATACGATTAAACCTTTGGACGAAAAAGCAATCCTAGACTCTGTTAGTAAAACCAAATGTGTGGTTACTGCAGAAGAACACATGTTGAACGGAGGTTTGGGTGATGCTGTTGCACAGGTGCTTTCGCGCCACATGCCTTTGCCTCAGGAATATGTTGGAGTAAACGATACATTCGGGGAATCGGGAACACCTGATGAACTAATGGTAAAATACGGTTTGGATACACCGAACATTGTTGAAGCAGCTAAAAAAGTGATTAAACGCAAATAA
- a CDS encoding RNA polymerase sigma factor: MSQIPDENTIISYFHRDDDLAYTAFTWIVDLHSKRLYTTIRRWINNHEITNDILQEVFIKIWNNRKQFQGNSALFSWIYRIAYNETIHFLKKENKHKSLDISEPVVSFSHQSEHYGKISSEEISQLLFEAIETLPEKQRMVFEYKYFEDLKYEEIAKLTGGSVGGLKANYFHAVGKIEEFLKGKLNH, encoded by the coding sequence ATGAGTCAAATTCCCGATGAAAATACTATCATTTCTTATTTTCATCGGGATGATGATTTGGCCTACACCGCTTTTACGTGGATCGTAGACCTGCACAGTAAAAGACTCTATACCACCATTCGTCGCTGGATCAACAATCACGAAATTACCAACGACATCCTACAGGAAGTTTTCATTAAGATCTGGAACAACCGCAAGCAATTTCAGGGAAACAGTGCTTTGTTCTCATGGATTTACCGGATTGCATACAATGAAACCATTCATTTCCTGAAAAAAGAAAACAAGCACAAAAGCCTCGATATTTCAGAACCGGTTGTTTCGTTCTCGCATCAATCAGAACATTACGGCAAAATCTCTTCCGAAGAAATATCCCAACTCTTATTTGAAGCAATCGAAACCTTGCCGGAAAAACAACGCATGGTATTCGAGTACAAGTATTTTGAGGATTTGAAATACGAAGAAATTGCCAAATTAACCGGAGGTTCCGTAGGAGGCTTGAAAGCCAATTACTTCCACGCAGTCGGAAAGATCGAAGAATTTTTAAAAGGCAAATTAAACCATTGA